The following proteins are co-located in the Alcaligenes faecalis genome:
- the cadR gene encoding Cd(II)/Pb(II)-responsive transcriptional regulator yields MKIGELAEKSHCNTETIRYYEKVGLLPEPERSEGNYRLYRTIHLERLRFIRNCRSLDMTHEEIRGLLAFMDGPAQDCAPVNDLLDEHIEHVAVRIAELEHLQKQLIELRHRCGQAGGLEHCGILQGLVNMEPDQVPAPSTHLG; encoded by the coding sequence ATGAAAATTGGCGAGCTGGCTGAAAAAAGCCACTGCAACACGGAAACCATCCGCTATTACGAGAAGGTCGGGCTGCTGCCCGAACCGGAACGCAGCGAGGGCAACTACCGCCTCTATCGCACTATTCACCTGGAACGGCTACGTTTTATTCGCAACTGCCGCAGCCTGGATATGACACACGAGGAAATTCGCGGCCTGTTGGCATTTATGGACGGCCCGGCGCAAGACTGCGCCCCGGTCAACGATTTGCTGGATGAGCACATCGAGCATGTAGCCGTGCGCATTGCGGAACTGGAACACCTGCAAAAACAACTGATTGAATTGCGCCATCGCTGCGGACAGGCTGGTGGCCTGGAGCATTGCGGCATCTTGCAAGGTTTGGTGAATATGGAGCCGGATCAAGTCCCGGCTCCCAGTACTCATCTGGGCTAA